Sequence from the Chelonoidis abingdonii isolate Lonesome George chromosome 1, CheloAbing_2.0, whole genome shotgun sequence genome:
GGTTCACACACAGGGACCTCTGGTGGACTCTAGCGAACATCGCATGGAGGTATGTGGACAGCTACTTGCCTGGCCTGTCTCGTGTGACCATTCCTCCACTTGGCCAGCTTTCACATAGTTGAGCCAAAGTCTTTCCCCCAGTACAATGGGGGCAGGGGTATATGTCATTAGACCTGCAATAAGTGCCACATTCCTATAGATCCAGCCCTTTGTACGGAACGTGCAACTTAGCAGCTGTAGCAAGTTTTAAAGATTTGACATAATGGGTCGATAGTTGTCACTTatggcctctgggttgatgaattggGATTTCACTaagattggtggatagctgaacACTTTGTGCCAGTTCTCCACACGTATCAACTTTCTTCCACCACAATCTCAAGAGTTTCCCTTTGCTCCGAGGGATTTGAGAGGATCGGCTATGGGCTTTTGGTGTGATATGAGTTGTATATGAACTGATAATCAGGTTGGGTCTTGGCAAACGCAGTTGGCTTCTATATTCCCGTTGCATTTACATTTAAACAAATCGGCACCGACTAGACTGGTTAATACAGGGAATCCGAGGTGAAGTTTTGCTGAGACGGGGGAGGGGAACAAATAAGTGTGATCGGGCATTCCTTATGGGTTGTAGGGAACCTTGGGTTCCCCCTAGGTAGAAGAGTTTGAGTTTGTTTGTCTTTCTGATATTCGCTCCAATCTatgagtgttttttttcttttctgtcacttcAACCattttggctccaatctcccccgctcGGTTACAAGTATTTGGCTTCCCTTTAGGATGTCCCTTTACTATTTCCACAGGATACACCTCTATATAACAACTAGTCATCATTTTGCTAGTGTGAGAGACAGATCTACTGTCTAAGAGATTTAGGCATATTGCTCTATATCAGTCATGTCCCAATTATCTTTTCCAATGATGGTACGAGTGTTGAAGGTAAATACCTCTAGTTCCACCTGGCTCGGACGCCCAGACGGGAATGGTTCAAAAAGTGTAGCCATTTGAAGTACTAGGCTTGGTTTTGAAAAAGTTATATAATCGTCATGTTCTTCCTTAGGACAATTTCAGCCACCACCATACGCTAAGAGTTCCACTGAGCTGTGCCTAGCTCTATCATGTCTAAGATGATTATAGAGCTATACCCAAGGCAGGCCTTGTCGAAATTTTCATAAGAAAGGACTCAGTATCAATCACCTGCACTTGTAGGTGGAGGAATTTCTGGGATGGAAAGCAGTACCTGGAGAAGCGTTGGTAGGGTTGGACTGTCACATCCGCTTAGCCTTGCTAATCCAGTTTCATGACTTTCCCGCTTTCCTCTCCTGCATCTCTTTTGTGTACCCTCCACTCTTTTTTGTGTCATCCCCATAGCTCTTGATGGGCAGCCTCAGCCAGGCCTCTGTCTGTCCATGTTTCCTTTTGGCTCTCCTAACATGGAGTTTAGCTAATTCTAGctgctgttgaggtgttctttcTCTTGACTTCCGACATTTTCCCCGGGTCTACCTATTAGCTATACTGGGCAGGACGATGGAGGGGGGGAAACTCGCTTGGGATCTTTGGATTAACTGTTAATGTGATTCTTTAGggaaaaaacaagtaaaacaggTTTTAATACTTACCTTGGCAATATTATAATGACCTGCCAGTGATCACAGCTGGAGTTCCCTTCTAACAAAAAGCCCTCTGTTAGAATCTCTTATTGTTGCCTATCATGTATTCTCTCCTCTCCACATGCTTACTCAGCTCTCAAGGAAGAGAAAACTCTGGCTTTTGGTTCTAAACAGTCCCTCCCATCGCTGCTCaacactgtcaaggttcctcccccaatCTGGAACTTTTAGGGTACAAGTATGTGGGGACTGCCTGGACATTCTAGCTTATATTACCGTAGACTGGTATCGTGCCCACCACCCAAGCCATCCTTCCTGGAGTAGTCCTTGCATGAGCATCTCACACATTCCTGTGAatcagatccaaatcccttggattcttaaaacaaggagaattaaccatccctcctttcTCCACACTCTGGGTGGACCAGATCCAACCCGTGATCTAATACAAGGAAAATCATctaggttatttttaaaagaaggttCTTTAATTAAtgaagaagaaaggtaaaaagatAAACCCTCTGGGGAAATAGACACCAGCTAGTCTCTACAGACAACAGTGTCTAACACACGATGTTCCAGGCATAAATCTTAATAACACTGAATACCCAATTTTTGATATTCCTTTATGGTCCAAGTACAAGTTACTAATGCAATGAATCATACACCTACTTTTCCTTctaacttactactctgataagaggcttgCGTCTTAATCTTTTTCattccggctgaaactgaaactcttaaacaaaggaaaacttccctccttccttttgaaacatcttgttcccccattggttcctctggtcaggtgtcagctaggctaggtgaacttcttaaccctttacaggtaaaagaggcattaacccttaactatctgtttatgacagaccccaTTTCCAGAACTGCTGAATATCCAAAACTCCAACCAAAGGAGCTGTGAGTACTGAGAatgtctgaaaaccaggccctaaCTGTCTCAGTTTGGGAACTCAAAGTGAGCATTCGGACTGGCTGATAACCATTATTGGCCAGTTCAAGTATAGAAATTTGTATAATCACTATctggtggggttttttaaatgaaaaagcaaCCACGAAAATAACAATTATTCAGCCTGAGAAGAAGGAAGAAGTTACACTCAGAACATGAATCTGAGATCCACCTTTTCCGATTGTGGCATGTGAAGGCCTCCAAGTTTTGAAATAAATCCCATAGCTTGAATGTGCAtggagaatgggaaaaaaaatcaccttttatGGCTACCTGCTGAAATCAATACACTTTCTGCAGAAACCACATAGATATAAACCACAAGCCATTGCACAAAATACccttataaaacaaaaacacagtatATTGCATGTGGTAGTGTGcctaaaattattttatatgaTTGGTCTAAcatagaggttctcaaactgggagtcaggacctctcagggggtcacgagctgtcagcctccaccccaaaccctggtTTGcatctagcatttataatggtgttaaatatattaaaaagtgtttttaatttataagggaggggtcacactcagaagcttgctatttGAAAGAGGTCACCTgtactaaagtttgagaactagcCACTCATTGCATTAACTCAAGCCATTTGAAAGGGATAAACTCTCATGCTAATAGCCTGATCTAAAGCTAATCTATATGCAAACAATAACAGATTTTCAGGGGGAACATAATCAATACAAAAATCTTTTTACAAACAAATGAACTACTTtccttttcttgttgtttttctgttccatcttcctgtttgtttattcCTAATAACGATCATCTAATTTAATCTTTTATGTCTCATTTCCTCTTTTTTCAAGGATGTTGTCAGAAGGGTATCTTTGTGGAATCCCCTATTTTTGTGACGACTTCTTGAGTTCCAAGCTCTACAGAAAGCGAGCAGCAGAGGAGAAGGTGCATGAGATGAGCTCCATGTGTGGCTTTACCTATTCCTCCATGGATGAAACACAGGGCAGAAGTCTCTTTCAGAGGTGCAGGTCTGTGGGCAAGTTCTTTTCTTCAGTCCATTCCAAAGGAAGCAAACACAATGGAAGACAGAAAGAGACTTTACTGCAGGTTATTCAGAGCACGGAGTTTGAAAGGCAAACACCTCCCGTTGCAGATATGTCTGGAGGATCCACAAGTAGAGATACCTACCTGGTTCCTTCTTCTTGTAAAAGTATTTGCAAGAATTACAATGATTTGCACATTGCTGGTGGCCATGTGATGCCTATCAGCTCAGTAACAACAGATTTTACCTGTGACAGTGAGATAGGCCCATTTTTGGAGTCATCAGAGATTCCTCCGCCTATGGAATCCATGAGGATGCCACCCAATGACCTCATTCGCAAGCCCATCCAAGGGTACTCATCATGCTGGCGAGTGACCAGCATAATGCAACACCAGCAGCCCCTCTCCAATTCAATACTGAATGACTACCTAGAGCAGAAAGTGGTGGAGCTGTACAAGCAGTATATCATGGACAGCATGGTCAACAGTGCATCCCCCACTCAGATCCTGGCCTCTGAGCTCATCATGACCAACGTAGACCAAATCAGCATGCAGATATCACGAGAGAGGAATATGGAGACCACCAAGGCCAAAGACATGGTCATTAACTGCCTGTTACGACTGGCCAGTGGAAAAGTATCTAGTGAAATAAGCACCCCTAGTCTGCAAATTTCGCAATAAAGCAGCATCAGTATGTAGACTGGTGGCATTAAGGTGCTCTGCAGCTAGAAAGCTCACAGGTTTTGTAAATACAAATGTAAAGTTCTCAGTGTAGTACTTTTCTGGTATCATTGTATTAAACCCTGTTATAATGAATAGTATTGTTATTTGACCAATTTTTGTTGGCCAGGGAGaaaagctttcgagctacacagatctggtcctgaagaagagctctgtgtagcttgaaagcttggctCTTTCACCAACCCAAactggtcccataaaagatattacctcacccaccttgtctcactaatatcctgggacccacaaggctgcaacaacactgcaaacattattgttatttataatTTGTACAGTCGTTGCATCCAGGATCCCCAGTCCTGCTAAGCTTTCCCTCCTGCTTGGAATCTGCAGTTCTATCATTTgtaggggcctaccaaattcacagtccattttggtcaatttcacggtcgtagggttttaaaaatagtacatttcattatttcagttatttcaagctgaaatttcatggtgttgtaattgtaggggtcctgacccaaaaaggagttgtgaggaGGTCGCAACGTTATTGTCAGGGGTGGGTGGGTTGCAGTACTGCCACCCATACTTCTGCACTGTGGCTGGTGTCGGtgcagccttcagagcttggcagctggagagtggcagctgctggcccagagcccaactctgaaggcagagccaccaccaggaGCAAtgtagaagtaaggatggcatggtatggtattgccacccttacttctatgctgctgcctgcagagctgggcccgcagtcagcagctgccactctccagctgcacagctctgaaggcagcagcgcagaagtaagggtggcatgggatggtgtggtattgccacccttacttctgtgctgctctggctgggcactgccttcagagctgggtgcttgccatcagccaccactctctgaacacccagctctgaaggcagtagagaagtgagggtggcaatactgcaatcccCCTTGTAACCCTCCTGTAGCTCCCTTTTAGATCAggacccccaatctgagaaatgctggtcttccccgtgaaatctgtatagcatagggtaaaagcacacaaaagaccagattccATGGCGGGAGACCAGgtttcatggtccgtgacgcttttttcatggctgtgaatttggcagggccctaatCATTTGTACAAGTGTGAACTTCAGCCTTCCTCCCAAACACAGCTGGCTGTGTCCAGATCTCGCAGCTATGACTAATCTCTATTGTCTGCCCCAACTCTATCCATCTCCTTACGTCCTTTGTTTCACCACCTTCCCTTCCCACTTTCCCTCAGATCCAATCCAAGGTCCATTCTGAGCCAAGTAGGCTCCCCAAGTGTGTGTATAAATTTGTTTTTCTCTGAACTGAACCTTTAAAAAGAACTGGGAAAAGTGATCTGCAATCACCTGGAGACATTGGGTGTTTTTTGCCGGCTAGCTAGATACAATGCAGCTTGGGGAATAGAATTGAGCTTTAGAATGTAGCACTCTACCTCTTCAGCTAAAAGAGAATCTTCCTTAACTTCCTCTTTTTAGGCTGTTTAATGAATATTTTCTTATGAATTAAGTGGTGTAGGGTATTGAAGGGAGCAGAAAATCAGATTCATCATAGTTGGGAGAATTTCAAACTGCACACTAAAGGCCTGACCCATTGAAGGTAACAGGACTATTTCCACTGAATGCTTGAGGAAGTCTAAATATCCCACCCAACAGTGGGCAGCGGTACATGTACACAGCAAGCAGTACGTTAAAGTTTGGGCTTGTTCTGATTTGTTCCTAATTAACTTGTTTTTTCAGAATAGTTTCCCTTGCTGTGATCACTGGCATGCACCTCAGATCACAGAGCCTGGCTCTTGATGTACTCTTATAAGGAAGTCCTTCTCACCCCCCAGACTTGCATTCACATTTTTAGACTCAGTTCTTTGTGGAAGGCACTATCTCCTATTATGAGTTTGTACAATAGCTAGCATAATGGGGGGCCAGCCCCTCTGTGTGCTACTGTAATACCataaattattaataaacatCCACCAGGTATTTTTGCTTTGGCAATTCGTTAGAGCTTAATAGTTGCCTTTGCATCTCTCTTGGCGGGATCTTTTTTACTTTCATCTGTACAGTTTTTTTATCAGcgtgtaacattttcaaaaaataaacatGTTACTGTACTTAAAACTTCATTTTGTTGCTGCTCTCTTGTGACAAATTGCTTAGTGATAACATGTATACTTCCCTACTGTGTGATAATTTCAGGATGAAATGAATATTTGAAGTAAAAATTGTTGAAATTTGTAGATTTCTAATACCTTTGAAGTGAGGGCCCCATTCAAATACAGGGGTGTTATATCGTGTTGTCATAGCAACCTACTATAATACTATTATGCAGCAAATCAGGAAAGGTAATCTTTCCTTTGTTACAGTTCAGTATACTTCAATGATcaaatgcaatttacaaatagAAATGATGCTATTTTCCATCCAAGAAACACATTTTCACGCGAGCATGTAGAGAGTTATGCAACATCACTTAACAATAAACATCTCTTCAAATTCTTTATGGTCTTTTTTAAACCTGCCCAGAAGAATATGGGCCCTTTAGAAGCTATTTGTGAATAGCATGTGAAGCACTACTAGAGTAAGTgaataatgcaatttttttttaacagatatgcatttagatttttaaatgagtttaGTTTGACCACACTTGTACCCTGTTTTTGGTTGCTTTCTGCTAACATTCAAATGATTGCCTTTTACTGATACAAATGTTAGTAGAAAATGAATTGCAAAGTCAGAGGCATGAATATTCTTGCCCAAAGTGCTTGCATCCTCATCAAGGCACTGAAATTGTTTCTTGCAAACACTCAGCTCTAAGCATAGCATTTGGTGTGTGGCTTGTGATCACACAATTGACATTTTAATCAGCTGATTCTCATAAGTCCACAACtggatttatttttccttaatGGTGGGCACTTGATTAGCAAGTACAGtgaatatgttttaaaaagtgtttccACTGAGTCATGTAGCATGGCAGGTATCCCCCAGATTCCTGAGATGCAACTGTAACTAGCTATAGTGAGAGGTGGTATGTAACCAAGCACAGTTAGATGGCTAAATGAGATACAAGAGATTAATATACTGCAATTTTGGCTGCTGTCTTATTGGAGTTTTGATTTAGAATTGCATCATTGAAAAGGATGATTATTAATACGTTCTGTTGGCAGTAGTGACAGAGGCTCCGTCCCTCTGCCATCAAGTATTTGATGTGGCTACCTTCCACACAAGAACCTGCCACTCTTTTCTTCAGAATGGAAACATATGTTACATCAGTACATCCCGCACTATTCAGGAATCCCAGTGGCTTAAAGCCCACAATGATCTCCAGAACATCAGCTGCCTTGATCACAAGCCTGTGCAACACACTATATTTTGCCATGCAAAACTTCATCGTGGACTTCAAAGTTGTATCTGTCCAGTCCACTCAGTCAAGGCCGGctttaggttttttgctgcctcaagcacaaaaaaatttggctgcccctcaccccagcgctgggctttCACCCCCcctccaccagtgccctcccctaCTTGCactccctgccgccccagcccggGCTCTGCCCAAGTAGTGCTGATTCCGCCCACTTCCCCATCACCTCCAGACAGTTCTGCGCTGGCAGGGTTGGGGTAAGCAGTAGGGGTCCCGGGCCGCACCTCAGCCCAggatccctccagccagggctcccacaTCCAGGACTGGCCGGGACCCGGGAGGGCAAAGATGGGGGACCGCCTCAGCAGGGTGCTGAGGAGCCCGGGGCAGGGTAGttccagagggagcagagccctggagaGCGGATGTGGGCCCCACACGGCAACGCCCCGCCCTCTATGGCcccgctgctgcttctggcctccctgccacagtccctgggcTGCTCAGgccactctgcccagccctggctgcggcACTGGGGGGCAGCCACTCTGCAGCACCTTCAAGCAGCTCTGTGTGCCCTGTGGGGTAGCCCCCTAGCCCGAGTGTCCCCTGCTCGGAGCCTGCCCAGCCTAGCCACAAGGTGCAGGTGCTGTTCCCCCATGGCATGAACTGCAGCGGCATCAGGGCACTACCGCGCacgacatgctgctgctgccagggccggctctaggcttttgctgcccGAAGCAAAAAAAAGACGGCCGGAAAgttgcccctgaaaatgtgccgccccaagcatgtgcttggtttgctggtgcctagagccggccctgcactcaGTGAACACCATTCTCAAACACTGTAAGAGCACATGTTTctcctgtgctgctggtggggtaAGAGGGTGCAGATGAGCTTTGTAGAAATAACTCTGAACTATTTGCCTTGTATTTTGGCCCTGTGCAGGTATTGACAAAACATACTCTCAGTTGCCTTGGAACTGCTTTCTTAAAGCTCCCCTTTTCTTGCTGTGGAAAGAGCAAGAGTTAAGTATTCACCCTAGCCTCCACTTTGAGAAAAGGTTTTGGAATTAgcatcagcacctctgaaattaTGGGAAAATCCCTCAAGGATTATGGGTGATGCCCAACATAAGCTAAGAATTTCACCTCTTTCCCCAAAATTACCCTGAGCTCACTGAAAACTCCCAGTagcaggtttcagggagctgagttGAGAACTGTAGGCTCAGTACTTACAGGGAAGCACGACTGTAATAGTGTGTTAAAGCATAAATGGGGATTGACAGTAAAACTGAAAGAACACAATTAGAGCAGACACAACTGAATCTCTGGTACTTATATTGATGCTTTCTCATTAGATCAACTACCAATGGTTCAGTTCTCTAGTGCAGGCACAGCCACAGTAAATTTCTTGTCAAGGAAACTCCCCTTGATATATTCTTGAATATCCATAAAGTAAGGGCGTTAATTTCCAATTGAGCACTTACTTTGGGAAGCTGAATAATCAACCTTTCCCTGGACACAAACAGTTGTTTCCTTCTCCTGTATGAATACTTACATATAtcttcctttctttgtttgttttttaaatattgtattgaaCCTGCTCCTCGAGATAACTAGGTGTCATCCACCTCTTGTCCCTGGCCAGGTTATTTTCAAAACATTATTTGAATTTAGGGAGGTATCATCTTAAGCACATGGACACTTCCTTAGATTACTCTGTACTCAGACTGAAGTTCATTCCCATATCTGTCTTTGTTCAAGCCAAAACTAACATCCCTTTTGTCACTACCACACTAGATCTCACTTTCTTTCCTGGCTGAAAGCCCTTTGGATGCTAATTTGGCTCTTACTAAATTAAGTCAGGTGATTACCTAAGGCAGATaatcattctctttctctcttggaTGCTAAATTGAAAAGGAGAAGCTCCTATTTtccagtaactccactgacagtAATTTCTACCCTGTATCATATGAGCTCTTGACACATGAAGCTCCTTCTGCTACAATGTTTCTGGAGAATCAGCATTAGCTCCAGTGGCAGAGCCTAAGCGTTTTGAAAAAAAGCTTGAATGC
This genomic interval carries:
- the TASL gene encoding TLR adapter interacting with SLC15A4 on the lysosome, which codes for MLSEGYLCGIPYFCDDFLSSKLYRKRAAEEKVHEMSSMCGFTYSSMDETQGRSLFQRCRSVGKFFSSVHSKGSKHNGRQKETLLQVIQSTEFERQTPPVADMSGGSTSRDTYLVPSSCKSICKNYNDLHIAGGHVMPISSVTTDFTCDSEIGPFLESSEIPPPMESMRMPPNDLIRKPIQGYSSCWRVTSIMQHQQPLSNSILNDYLEQKVVELYKQYIMDSMVNSASPTQILASELIMTNVDQISMQISRERNMETTKAKDMVINCLLRLASGKVSSEISTPSLQISQ